The genomic segment TTGTCGCTTAGAGTCGCTGGACAAATGCTAGTTTTAACCTTCCTGATGGTTTCCCTAGCCACAGACAGCCTTCGGGTGCCCCCTCATGATCACCATGGTAAGTCCTTTGCAAATATGCATCTCTTTCTGTCTCCATTTCTCCAATGAAACACCAACCATCAGTTTCAGCAGTGTGTTTTTGTGTTTATTTTCTGATGTCATTTCCTCTATCTTGTCAGCCAGCATCCATGGAAAAGCTACCAAATTTGGAGATGAAGGGCAAATGCACCCCCAGGTTTGTTTCCCCCCAAGTGGCCCCGGTCTCCCTTGTCCACTCTCATGACTGCTATGCTATCCAGATTaccatttttcttaatttatcaGGGTGCAGCTTGATGAGTATGAGTAGTGTAAGAAAAACAAGAGTTGTTGATGAGTTTCGTGGGTTTGCTTTGCAGGAAGGAGAAAAGGAAGAGCTAGGAATGGAGCTATACCCAACAGGGTCGAGCTTGCCTGACTGTTCCCACGCTTGTGGCCCCTGCTTTCCCTGCAAGAGGGTGATGGTTAGCTTCAAGTGCTCCATCGCAGAGTCCTGCCCTATTGTTTATAGGTGCATGTGCAAAGGCAAATACTACCATGTGCCTTCCAACTGACACTCTAGTATTGCAAGATTCAATTTGTTTAGTGATGAAGAAATTGGACATTAATTAATCTCTAGTGTTGATGCTGGCTTCCAAGTTTGTAAATAGTGGAATTGAGGTTTTGCGTAGTTGTAGTTCATGGGGATTTAGTTAGTAGAGCTGAGTTTTGTTTTGTAGTCTTTGTAGCATTGAGCTTGTTTCTAGGCAGTCGAATCTGGAATTCTGAGTGTGTTTTAGCAAATTCTACTTTCTCCATCTCTCTTCAGCCACCAAGAAATGTTTAATCAGAGGTTCATTTAAAAGGGACACCTTCCCCTCTTGCTATCTCCAATGCAAACCCTTCAGCTCTGATATTTGCCAAAGAAATTTCAAGTCTAGCAAAACCTCCATTCACTGTTCGCTGACTCTCCTATGAAACTTTTTATGCAATAAGCATTTAGGTTTTAGCcaactaaaataaaagaaaatggacataatatctaaaaaaaaaaaactcttaaactGTTGAGaattattcaaataagttcttattCTGGTACTACGTCCGATTAAGCctatgtattttttattttaagccaaataagttattataactaatagttg from the Theobroma cacao cultivar B97-61/B2 chromosome 8, Criollo_cocoa_genome_V2, whole genome shotgun sequence genome contains:
- the LOC18593111 gene encoding protein EPIDERMAL PATTERNING FACTOR 2 gives rise to the protein MNSLSLRVAGQMLVLTFLMVSLATDSLRVPPHDHHASIHGKATKFGDEGQMHPQEGEKEELGMELYPTGSSLPDCSHACGPCFPCKRVMVSFKCSIAESCPIVYRCMCKGKYYHVPSN